In Nocardia asteroides, a single genomic region encodes these proteins:
- a CDS encoding ester cyclase — translation MSTIAQTNKDVARRFYHEVITEGQLHLLDEIVADDGTDSAVPAGSVKGRGGFVEHITWLRANVENVTATVVDTVAEDDRVVVYWTIEGTQRGELFGVPDTGRHFTGFSISTIRFRDGRIVEYSVLPDRAGIIAQLAG, via the coding sequence TTGAGCACCATCGCACAGACCAACAAGGATGTCGCGCGCCGCTTCTACCACGAGGTGATCACCGAGGGGCAGCTGCACCTGCTGGACGAGATCGTCGCCGACGACGGCACCGACAGCGCCGTCCCGGCCGGGAGCGTCAAGGGCCGCGGCGGCTTCGTCGAGCACATCACCTGGCTGCGCGCCAACGTCGAGAACGTCACCGCGACCGTCGTCGACACCGTGGCCGAGGACGACCGCGTCGTCGTCTACTGGACCATCGAGGGCACGCAGCGCGGTGAACTCTTCGGCGTGCCGGACACCGGGCGGCACTTCACCGGGTTCAGCATCAGCACCATCCGGTTCCGGGACGGGCGGATCGTGGAGTACTCGGTGCTGCCGGACCGGGCCGGGATCATCGCCCAGCTCGCGGGCTGA
- a CDS encoding ABC transporter permease has translation MPEPLRWLAGRLALALLVMWGAATVTFAGLLLIPGDPARAVAGGVAATAAPEVLARIRADYGFDDPVLLQYLRFLGRLCRGDLGRSYQLNQPVLTVVAEQAGATLALALGGMVLGLLLALAVAVATAGRPRPRAVARVAEFGALSMPTFWIGFLLLALFSFRWHVFPVLGNGGPAALVLPWITLAIAVAGVLSQVARDGIEQALAQPFALTVRARGATETRVRLHHALRHAALPVLTISGWMFGNLLGGVVVVETVFARQGLGQVLVTAVRGRDYPVVTGLVVLTAAAFSLIGIALDQLYRIVDPRVGAVVR, from the coding sequence GTGCCGGAGCCGCTGCGCTGGCTGGCCGGGCGGCTGGCGCTGGCGCTGCTGGTGATGTGGGGCGCGGCCACGGTGACCTTCGCCGGGCTGCTGCTCATCCCCGGCGACCCGGCGCGGGCGGTGGCGGGCGGGGTCGCGGCCACCGCCGCGCCGGAGGTGCTGGCCCGGATCCGCGCCGACTACGGCTTCGACGACCCGGTGCTGCTCCAGTACCTGCGCTTTCTCGGCCGGTTGTGCCGCGGCGACCTGGGCCGCTCGTACCAGCTGAACCAGCCGGTGCTGACGGTGGTGGCCGAGCAGGCGGGCGCCACGCTGGCACTCGCGCTCGGCGGGATGGTGCTCGGGTTGCTGCTCGCGCTCGCGGTCGCGGTCGCCACGGCGGGCAGGCCGCGGCCGCGCGCGGTGGCGCGGGTGGCGGAGTTCGGGGCGCTCTCGATGCCGACGTTCTGGATCGGGTTCCTGCTGCTGGCGCTCTTCTCCTTCCGCTGGCACGTGTTCCCGGTTCTGGGCAACGGCGGCCCGGCCGCGCTGGTGCTGCCCTGGATCACCCTCGCCATCGCCGTCGCCGGGGTGCTCTCCCAGGTGGCGCGGGACGGGATCGAGCAGGCGCTGGCGCAGCCGTTCGCGCTGACGGTGCGGGCGCGCGGCGCCACCGAGACCAGGGTGCGGCTGCACCACGCGCTGCGGCACGCGGCGCTGCCGGTGCTCACCATCTCGGGCTGGATGTTCGGCAACCTGCTCGGCGGGGTGGTGGTCGTCGAGACCGTCTTCGCCCGGCAGGGATTGGGCCAGGTGCTGGTGACGGCGGTGCGCGGCCGCGACTACCCGGTGGTGACCGGGCTGGTGGTGCTCACCGCCGCCGCCTTCTCGCTGATCGGGATCGCGCTGGACCAGCTGTACCGGATCGTCGACCCCCGGGTCGGGGCGGTGGTGCGGTGA
- a CDS encoding dipeptide ABC transporter ATP-binding protein, with protein MTEPLLEVRNLSVRFGAGAPAVRDVGFELVAGRCLALVGESGSGKSVVARTLLGLAGDTAEVRADDLRFDGIDLRALPGRQWRRIRGRRIGFVLQDALTSLDPLRRIGHEVAEPLLIHGLAKPDELDDAVLDLLAAAGIPDPDDRLLQYPHELSGGLRQRVLIASAVAARPELIIADEPTTALDVGVQAQILRLLDERRAAGSAVLLISHDLAVVAGNADEVAVLYAGVVVERGRTAELFAAPAHPYTVELLAAAPRVDGPAEHPALAPWAPPATSGCPFATRCPLAEERCRTALPALTELGDGHAARCLHPGEHRPRARLAPPAEPAAPDGPPLLEFRAVGHEYTLPGGAGRRTVEDVSFTLARGETLGVVGESGSGKSTIARLALAHLAPRAGTVHFGGEPWSERTERARRPLRPRIQLIDQDPLSAFDPRWNVGRIVAEALHRERSPAARVAALLVSVGLDPELVRRRPAQLSGGQRQRVAIARALAGEPELIVADEPVSALDVTIQAQILELFDRIRRETGTALLFISHDLAVVRRLCGRVLVTRDGRVVEAGPTEQLFADPRHPYTRQLLAAVPRAAVPLSKGLL; from the coding sequence GTGACCGAGCCGCTGCTCGAGGTGCGGAATCTGTCGGTGCGGTTCGGGGCGGGCGCGCCCGCGGTGCGCGACGTGGGGTTCGAGCTGGTGGCTGGGCGCTGCCTGGCGCTGGTCGGCGAGTCCGGGTCGGGCAAGAGCGTGGTGGCCCGCACCCTGCTCGGGCTGGCCGGCGACACCGCCGAGGTGCGCGCGGACGACCTGCGCTTCGACGGGATCGACCTGCGCGCGCTGCCGGGCAGGCAGTGGCGCCGGATCCGGGGCAGGCGCATCGGTTTCGTCCTGCAGGACGCGCTGACCTCGCTGGATCCGCTGCGCCGGATCGGGCACGAGGTGGCCGAGCCGCTGCTGATCCACGGGCTGGCGAAACCGGACGAGCTCGACGACGCGGTGCTCGATCTGCTGGCCGCCGCGGGCATCCCGGACCCGGACGACCGGCTGCTGCAGTACCCGCACGAGCTCTCCGGCGGGCTGCGGCAGCGGGTGCTCATCGCCTCCGCCGTCGCTGCCCGCCCGGAGCTGATCATCGCCGACGAGCCGACCACGGCGCTCGACGTCGGGGTGCAGGCGCAGATCCTGCGGCTGCTGGACGAGCGCAGGGCCGCGGGCAGCGCCGTGCTGCTGATCAGCCACGACCTCGCGGTGGTCGCGGGCAACGCCGACGAGGTGGCGGTGCTCTACGCCGGGGTGGTGGTGGAGCGCGGGCGCACCGCGGAGCTCTTCGCCGCGCCCGCGCACCCCTACACCGTCGAGCTGCTCGCCGCCGCGCCCCGGGTGGACGGCCCGGCCGAGCACCCCGCGCTCGCGCCGTGGGCGCCGCCCGCGACCTCGGGCTGCCCGTTCGCCACCCGCTGCCCGCTGGCCGAGGAGCGCTGCCGGACCGCGCTGCCCGCGCTCACCGAACTCGGCGACGGCCACGCCGCGCGCTGCCTGCACCCCGGCGAGCACCGGCCGCGCGCCCGGCTCGCTCCCCCGGCGGAGCCGGCCGCGCCGGACGGCCCGCCGCTGCTGGAGTTCCGGGCGGTGGGGCACGAGTACACGCTGCCCGGCGGCGCCGGGCGGCGCACGGTCGAGGACGTCTCGTTCACCCTCGCGCGCGGCGAAACCCTCGGGGTGGTCGGCGAATCCGGCTCCGGCAAGTCCACGATCGCCCGGCTCGCGCTGGCCCACCTGGCCCCGCGCGCGGGCACCGTGCACTTCGGCGGCGAGCCGTGGAGCGAGCGCACCGAACGCGCCCGCAGGCCGCTGCGGCCGCGAATCCAGCTCATCGACCAGGACCCGCTCAGCGCCTTCGACCCGCGCTGGAACGTCGGCCGGATCGTGGCCGAGGCGCTGCACCGGGAACGCTCCCCCGCGGCCCGGGTGGCGGCGCTGCTGGTGTCGGTGGGGCTGGATCCGGAGCTGGTGCGACGACGTCCGGCGCAGCTCTCCGGCGGGCAGCGGCAGCGGGTGGCGATCGCGCGGGCGCTGGCCGGCGAGCCGGAGCTGATCGTCGCCGACGAGCCGGTCTCCGCGCTCGACGTCACCATCCAGGCGCAGATCCTGGAGCTGTTCGACCGGATCCGGCGGGAGACCGGCACCGCGCTGCTCTTCATCTCGCACGATCTCGCGGTGGTGCGCAGGCTCTGCGGGCGGGTGCTGGTCACCCGGGACGGCCGGGTCGTCGAGGCCGGGCCGACCGAGCAGCTCTTCGCCGATCCGCGGCACCCCTACACCCGCCAGTTGCTGGCCGCCGTCCCGCGGGCGGCCGTTCCCCTCTCGAAAGGATTGTTGTGA
- a CDS encoding SDR family NAD(P)-dependent oxidoreductase, translating into MSEPSTPRVVLVTGAASGIGRATAELFAERGEHVVAVDVSARGLESLGDGIVTVAGDVSAEEVNRTAVQTALERFGRLDTVVLNAGTGGTPPLETPGSVESADRIFGVNLRGPIHGLKAAIPALRETRGSAIFTSSVAGLRGDPGNWAYNASKGALINLVRAFAIDYAAQGVRINALAPGLTRTGITANVHRDPALLAVIERRIPLGRFAEPSEQAEAIWFLASPAAGYITGTTLVVDGGLDANLGILPLPGQGF; encoded by the coding sequence GTGAGCGAACCATCGACCCCGCGCGTCGTCCTCGTGACCGGCGCGGCCTCCGGTATCGGCCGGGCCACCGCCGAGCTCTTCGCCGAGCGCGGCGAGCACGTCGTCGCCGTCGACGTCTCCGCGCGCGGGCTGGAATCGCTCGGCGACGGCATCGTCACCGTCGCCGGTGACGTCTCCGCCGAGGAGGTCAACCGGACGGCCGTGCAGACCGCGCTGGAGCGGTTCGGCAGGCTGGACACCGTCGTCCTGAACGCGGGCACCGGCGGCACCCCGCCGCTGGAGACCCCCGGCTCGGTGGAGTCGGCCGACCGGATCTTCGGCGTGAACCTGCGCGGCCCCATCCACGGCCTCAAGGCCGCGATCCCGGCGCTGCGCGAGACCCGCGGCTCGGCGATCTTCACCTCCTCGGTGGCCGGGCTGCGCGGCGACCCGGGCAACTGGGCCTACAACGCCTCCAAGGGCGCGCTGATCAACCTGGTGCGCGCCTTCGCCATCGACTACGCCGCGCAGGGCGTGCGGATCAACGCGCTCGCCCCCGGCCTCACCCGCACCGGCATCACCGCCAACGTGCACCGGGATCCGGCGCTGCTCGCCGTCATCGAGCGCCGGATCCCGCTCGGCCGCTTCGCCGAACCGAGCGAACAGGCCGAGGCCATCTGGTTCCTCGCCTCCCCCGCCGCCGGGTACATCACCGGCACCACGCTGGTCGTCGACGGCGGGCTGGACGCCAACCTCGGCATCCTGCCGCTGCCCGGCCAGGGTTTCTGA
- a CDS encoding ABC transporter permease, with protein MSTASALGRGSARLPGAGVLLAGVVLLLILLAAMAPGLLAGSPEAIDPAVTLRPPSLAHPFGTDWLGRDVYARVVHGTAATLLVGVGSTLAASLAGAVWGLLAALGGPVADQVGMRLADVFLAFPAVLMALLVVAVLGPGTGNVAIAVTVALAPGFARIVRIRTHLVRQFAYVRAALDLGIAPVRVVLRHVAPNVLIPLGVLVVINIGTAIIIGASLSFLGLGAESSVPEWGALLAQSRNYLSAQWTLAVFPGLAVTVTVLAVSVLGRALRARSEGES; from the coding sequence GTGAGTACCGCGAGCGCGCTCGGCCGCGGCTCGGCGCGGCTGCCCGGTGCGGGGGTGCTGCTCGCCGGGGTGGTGCTGCTGCTGATCCTGCTGGCGGCGATGGCGCCGGGGCTGCTGGCCGGGTCACCGGAGGCCATCGACCCGGCGGTCACGCTGCGGCCGCCGAGCCTCGCGCACCCGTTCGGCACCGACTGGCTCGGCCGCGACGTCTACGCCAGGGTGGTGCACGGCACCGCGGCCACGCTGCTGGTCGGGGTCGGCTCGACGCTGGCGGCGAGCCTGGCCGGCGCGGTGTGGGGGCTGTTGGCGGCGCTGGGCGGCCCGGTGGCGGACCAGGTCGGCATGCGGCTCGCCGACGTCTTCCTCGCGTTCCCCGCGGTGCTGATGGCGCTGCTGGTGGTGGCCGTGCTCGGGCCGGGCACCGGGAATGTCGCGATCGCGGTGACGGTGGCGCTGGCCCCCGGCTTCGCCCGGATCGTGCGGATCCGGACGCACCTGGTGCGGCAGTTCGCGTACGTGCGGGCGGCGCTCGACCTCGGCATCGCGCCGGTCCGGGTGGTGCTGCGGCACGTGGCGCCGAATGTGCTGATCCCGCTCGGGGTGCTGGTGGTGATCAATATCGGCACCGCGATCATCATCGGCGCCTCGCTCAGCTTCCTCGGTCTCGGCGCGGAGTCGTCGGTGCCGGAGTGGGGCGCGCTGCTCGCGCAGTCCCGCAACTATCTCTCCGCGCAGTGGACGCTCGCGGTATTCCCCGGGCTCGCGGTGACGGTGACGGTGCTGGCCGTGAGCGTGCTCGGCCGTGCCCTGCGGGCCCGATCGGAGGGGGAATCGTGA